One region of Candidatus Eisenbacteria bacterium genomic DNA includes:
- a CDS encoding tetratricopeptide repeat protein encodes MSTHLVKHQKITKRQIKEDPLVTAAFKATAFWDQHGTKVLIGVGAVALICVLAFFMMQARNKAEAEASGDLFRASLAVQNGDYASAAPMLEEIVKSQPGTDAAREAMLYLGDAQMSLGKPAEAATWYRKYLEKAGGDEVRARIGHFALATALEDSRQYVPAAEEYAKAAEKSDTDNERARAMHGQARSLVRASQMPKAVEIYTAITMLPDAEQSLADAAKSKLGELSAGPAAAPSTTAAPATPAAP; translated from the coding sequence ATGTCCACCCATCTCGTGAAGCACCAGAAGATTACGAAGCGGCAGATCAAGGAAGATCCGCTCGTCACCGCCGCGTTCAAGGCCACCGCGTTCTGGGATCAGCACGGCACGAAGGTCCTGATCGGGGTCGGCGCGGTCGCGCTGATCTGCGTGCTGGCTTTCTTCATGATGCAGGCCCGCAACAAGGCGGAGGCCGAGGCCTCGGGGGATCTCTTCCGGGCTTCGCTCGCCGTCCAGAACGGCGACTACGCCTCCGCGGCTCCCATGCTCGAGGAGATCGTGAAGAGCCAGCCCGGCACCGACGCCGCGCGTGAGGCGATGCTCTACCTCGGGGACGCGCAGATGTCGCTCGGCAAACCCGCTGAGGCCGCGACCTGGTACCGGAAGTATCTCGAGAAGGCGGGTGGGGACGAGGTTCGCGCCCGGATCGGGCACTTCGCGCTCGCGACCGCGCTCGAGGATTCGCGGCAGTACGTGCCGGCCGCCGAGGAGTACGCCAAGGCGGCGGAGAAGTCCGACACCGACAACGAACGCGCCCGCGCCATGCACGGGCAGGCCCGCAGCCTCGTCCGCGCGAGCCAGATGCCGAAGGCGGTCGAGATCTACACCGCGATCACGATGCTTCCCGACGCCGAGCAGTCGCTCGCCGACGCCGCCAAATCGAAGCTCGGCGAGCTCTCCGCCGGTCCGGCCGCCGCTCCGTCGACGACCGCCGCCCCCGCGACTCCCGCCGCACCGTAG
- a CDS encoding SNF2-related protein — protein sequence MGAPLSRDGGRRSMGFRVGDRVVHKEFGEGLIVEVRDRDGFEVLEIAFPDGIRRLTSLYPLEPARGAGRATSAPAVSAASAAPALRLGAEVPRRGQFRIAAGAEALFQRLIDGPYDSHRDHEIRLRAERFTLHRGFDRLLCLERLHDVQKYEHQIQATISVLRRLRGRALLADEVGLGKTIEAGLVLKEYLLRGLVQRALILVPASLVEQWDQELRRKFDLEFAILKHGTPWWEEPLLLASMDTAKLLRHRDKVAAASFDLVIVDEAHRLKNQKTLAWKFLDRLAPRYLLLLTATPVQNDLHELYNLVQLLRPGLLGTYRTFGREFMRRGDRRMPQNTGRLATLLGETMIRTTRASTSIRFPKREVANLAFDLTEPEREIYDQVTRLVRRLLQGQRESKRGAIKLTLLTLQKEIGSSTFAAVPTLGKLLAREAPGPARVELEELLRRARAIDTNAKFDGIARLVESTREKFVVFTQFRATLEFLARSLRAMGVKTSVFHGALSLREKEDAIAQFRERSRVLVSTEAGGEGRNLQFCRLLVNYDLPWNPMRIEQRIGRLHRLGQTSDVHVYNFTARNTVENYVLEIVHEKINLFRSVIGDLDMVLGPYAEAGSFEDAVFSIWAAARGERDVEREFGKLGAALQVGRKRYDAVEELDRRLLDGVENNHGRS from the coding sequence GTGGGAGCTCCGTTGAGCCGCGACGGCGGACGCCGTTCCATGGGATTCCGCGTCGGCGACCGCGTCGTTCACAAGGAGTTCGGCGAGGGGCTCATCGTCGAGGTGCGCGACCGGGACGGATTCGAGGTCCTGGAGATCGCGTTCCCCGACGGGATCCGCCGCCTCACGTCGCTCTATCCGCTCGAGCCCGCGCGCGGCGCGGGACGCGCCACGTCCGCTCCCGCGGTCTCCGCCGCCTCGGCCGCGCCCGCGCTCCGGCTCGGCGCGGAAGTCCCTCGCCGCGGGCAGTTTCGGATCGCGGCGGGTGCCGAGGCCCTGTTCCAGCGGCTCATCGACGGTCCCTACGACTCCCACCGGGACCACGAGATCCGCCTGCGCGCCGAGCGCTTCACGCTCCATCGCGGCTTCGACCGGCTCCTCTGCCTCGAGCGGCTCCACGACGTGCAGAAGTACGAGCACCAGATCCAGGCCACGATCAGCGTGCTCCGGCGGCTGCGCGGCCGCGCGCTCCTCGCCGACGAGGTGGGGCTGGGGAAGACGATCGAGGCCGGCCTCGTGCTCAAGGAGTACCTCCTGCGAGGGCTCGTGCAGCGGGCGCTCATCCTCGTGCCCGCGTCCCTGGTGGAACAGTGGGACCAGGAGCTCCGGCGGAAGTTCGACCTCGAGTTCGCCATTCTGAAGCACGGCACCCCGTGGTGGGAGGAGCCGCTGCTCCTCGCGTCCATGGACACGGCGAAGCTCCTCCGCCACCGCGACAAGGTGGCGGCGGCGTCCTTCGATCTGGTCATCGTGGACGAGGCGCACCGGCTCAAGAACCAGAAGACGCTCGCGTGGAAGTTCCTCGACCGGCTCGCGCCGCGATACCTCCTCCTCCTCACGGCGACGCCCGTGCAGAACGACCTCCACGAGCTCTACAACCTGGTCCAGCTCCTCCGACCCGGGCTCCTCGGCACGTACCGCACGTTCGGCCGCGAGTTCATGCGGCGCGGCGACCGGCGCATGCCGCAGAACACCGGGCGGCTCGCGACGCTCCTCGGCGAGACCATGATCCGCACGACGCGCGCGAGCACGTCGATCCGGTTCCCGAAGCGCGAGGTGGCGAACCTCGCGTTCGATCTCACGGAGCCGGAGCGCGAGATCTACGACCAGGTGACGCGGCTGGTTCGACGGCTCCTGCAGGGCCAGCGGGAGTCGAAGCGGGGCGCGATCAAGCTCACCCTCCTGACGCTCCAGAAGGAGATCGGATCGAGCACGTTCGCCGCGGTCCCCACCCTCGGAAAGCTCCTCGCCCGCGAGGCGCCTGGACCCGCGCGGGTCGAGCTGGAGGAGCTCCTGCGCCGCGCCCGGGCCATCGACACGAACGCGAAGTTCGACGGGATCGCGCGGCTCGTGGAGTCGACGCGCGAGAAGTTCGTCGTCTTCACCCAGTTCCGCGCCACGCTGGAGTTCCTCGCCCGGTCGCTCCGCGCGATGGGGGTGAAGACCTCGGTCTTCCACGGCGCGCTCTCCCTGCGCGAGAAGGAGGACGCGATCGCGCAGTTCCGCGAGCGCTCCCGCGTGCTCGTGAGCACGGAGGCCGGCGGCGAAGGGAGGAACCTCCAGTTCTGCCGGCTGCTCGTGAACTACGACCTCCCCTGGAATCCCATGCGCATCGAGCAGCGGATCGGGCGCCTCCACCGTCTCGGGCAGACGTCGGACGTCCATGTCTACAACTTCACCGCACGGAACACGGTCGAGAACTACGTGCTCGAGATCGTGCACGAGAAGATCAACCTCTTCCGGAGCGTGATCGGGGATCTCGACATGGTGCTCGGCCCGTACGCCGAGGCGGGCTCGTTCGAGGACGCGGTCTTCTCGATCTGGGCGGCCGCGCGCGGGGAGCGCGATGTCGAGCGCGAGTTCGGGAAGCTCGGCGCCGCGCTCCAGGTGGGGCGGAAGCGGTACGACGCGGTGGAGGAGCTCGACCGGCGGCTCCTCGACGGCGTGGAGAACAACCATGGCCGGAGCTAG